A window of Maioricimonas rarisocia genomic DNA:
ATTGCGGCGGCCCGGGCCAGAGGAGCCCACGTGAACATGACTCGTTACTGGCCACTGCTGCTCGCGGCTGCAGGTCTTCTGCTGCTCGTCACCGGCTTCGTCTACGACGTGATCTTTGCCGGTATTCCGTACCAGGACCCGACACCGGACATGTCGGCCCGGTACGCCCGTCATGCGGTCATCGCGGCAGCCATTCGCTGGTGCGGCGTGGGAGCGGTTTTGCTTGGGCTGACGGTCGGTCTGGTGCGGCGCGGATCGCGTACTCCGGAACGATGAGCTGCTCCTGAAGTGCGTCCCTCTGGCCGGAACCGGTTACCCCGTCGTCCGCAGTCCCGAAGCAATCCCCTGAATGGACAGCTTCAGCAGATCGTTGAGCGATTCGGACTCCGGTGACTGGCGCCGACGTCCCAGCAGGTCGATCTGCGCGAAATTGAGAGGGTCGACATACGGATTGCGGCTCTGAATCGAACGGCTCAGCCACGATGTGCCGGACAGCAGTTCGAGACGCCCGGTAATCAGCAGGACCGCCCCGCGGCTGCGCTCGTACTCCATCGAGATTTCGCGCCAGATCGCCTCACCCTCCGGCTCCTGCATCAGCCCGGCATAGTGGTGGGCGATCTTCATGTCCGCCTTCGCAAGTGCCAGCTCGGCATTGTCGATCAGCGCCGTGAACATCGGCCAGTGCTCGTACATCGCATGCAGCAGCGTCCAGTCCTGGTCATGGGCATCGACATGGGCCCGCACGGCCGTTCCGACGCCATACCATGCGGGCAGCAGATGCCGCGACTGTGTCCAGGCGAACGTCCAGGGAATCGCCCGCAGATCTCCCAGTGAGCGTCGCTGATTGCGACGTGACGGTCGCGAACCAATCGGGAGCGACTCGATCTCGCTGATCGGTGTCGCCTGATCAAAGTACGCCAGGAACCCGGGATGCTGCACGAGGGCCCGGTACTTCGCAAATGACGCGTCGGCCATCTGCGTCATCGCCTGCACCCATGCCGGATCGGGCTCGTTGTTGGTCTGGGCGCTCACCAGCAATGTCGCGTTGGTGAGCTGCTCAAGGTGGCGATGGGCAATGCGGGCATCGTCGTACCGTTCGGCCAGCACCTCTCCCTGCTCGGTGACCCGCAACTTCCCCCGTACGGCACGAGCGGGAAGCGACCGGATCGCCCGGGCGGCCGGACCTCCACCGCGTCCCAGCGAGCCGCCCCGACCGTGAAAGATCGTCAGCTCGACGTGGTGAGCGTCTGCGGTGTCCGCCAGCTTCTCCTGGGCACAGTGAAGTTCCCAGCAGGCCGACAGGTACCCACCATCCTTTGTGCTGTCGGAGTAGCCGACCATGACGGTCTGCTTCCGTGTCGACTCGCCTGCCAGATAGTTCGCGTACTCCGGGATCTGGAACAGTTCGTCCATGATCGCCGGTGCATGCTGCAAATCCTCGATCGTTTCAAACAGCGGAATGATCCGCAGGTGCGGGAGTTCCTCGTCGCCGGCCGTCGCCTGCCAGGCGGTCTTCCACAGCCACAGGACGGTCAGCACGTTGAGCGGCTTGTGCGTCATGCTGATGATGTAACCGCCGATCGGCCGCAGTCCCCATGTGCGGACTTCGTCGGCCACCAGCAGGAACGTCTCGTACACGTCCCGGGATTTCGGAGTGAGCTGTTCGAGATCGACCCGTTCAGGCGGGATGTCGCCGGCAAGAAGTTCCCGCAACTGATCATCCGCAACGTCGCCATCGACGCCATGCTGGAGCTTGAGAATCTCGATCAGACACTGGTGGTGTGCTTCGGAGTTCTGACGGATCTCCAGAGAAGCAAAATGAAATCCGAACGTGTCGACCAGATCGATCCAGGGCTGGACGATCTCATCGGCGATCCGCTTGCCGCGGTTGTCGAGAATACTCTGATTCAGATTCTCGAGATCCTTCCGCAGCTCACCGACAGACTCGTACCGGCCTGCCGGGGGAACTTCGCCGTGCAGGGACTTCAACGCGCAGTCGAGCCGGTACTCAATCAGTTTGAGGAACCGCCGATACGTCTCGAATCGGGAGATCGGCTCGAGTCGGGCAGCCAGGTCCGGCCACTCTTCGGCCTTCGTCTCGAGCGTCTGCTGCAGCTCAGTGTCCGAGGGAACCTGCAGGTCCGACATGACGACGCGACTGGAGATGTCCCGGCAGTAGGCGAGATGGTTCTCCAACGCGGCCCGCCGCAGCCTTGCCAGCGTCTTCCTCGTGATCTCCGGGGTCACGAACGGGTGGCCGTCACGGTCGCCGCCGATCCAGCTGCCGAACGACAGGAACTGCGGCACTTCGAAGTGATGTTGAGGGTACGCGTCCGAGACGGCATCGCGAAGTTCGCGGTAGATCTCCGGCACGACATCCCACAACGTTGCCGCGAAGAACAGTCCGCGACTGACCTCGCTCATCACCGGCGGGCGTTCCGGTCGCAGCAGGTCGCTCTGCCACAGTACCGTCAGATCGGCCAGGAGCTTCTGCTCGGCCTCGCGGCTGTCCGGTCCCCCCAGCCCGGGAAGACGACGGCGGATGCGCCGCAGCAGGGTTCGCGTCGTTCTCCGTTTGGCCTCGGACGGATGCGCGGTGAAGACCGGTTCGATCTGCAACTGATCCAGCCGCCGCTGCAGATCGGCCGCCGACGCCCCCTGCTGCTTCATGCTGTGGATTGCTTCGGCGATGGATTCCTCACGTGGAATCGACTGCCGCCGCGCTTCCTGGGCCCGTTTCCGCAGGACAGAAATCCGCTGCCGGTCTTCGGTCACGTTCGCCAGGTCGAAGAACAGACTCAGCGAGCGGATCACCGCCCGCAATTCGCTGTCGCCAAGCCGCCGAAGTTCTTCCGTCAGACGTGATTCCGCCTCCGGCAGGCCGGCACGTCGCTCCATGGCAAGGCGGCGGATCCGCAGCATCGCATCGGCAAGCGCCTCTCCCACCTGCTCGCGAACCACGCGGTCCAGCAGGTCGACAAGCTGATCGAGCATCCGTTGATTCTGATCGTGCGGCATGACAAGGACTCAAACGAAACATCGGAGCGGACACATGCGTGCCGGCAGCGGAAGCGGCCCGTGACGTACACCAGGAGCGCCCCGGCGGTTGCAGGGCCAACTGATTGCGAATCCTCGCCGGAATTGCAAGCGGTCGACGCCGAAATCGACCGCTTCCCCGCCACGGAGCGGACGATCAGACGGATCCGATCGCTTTCAACGACGTGCCGCATGCACAGATTGACCACTGGCCCAGGGAAGGGTGGTCTACGAAAAAACGCCAGCCCGGTCGAAACGGACCAGGCTGGCGCGAGAGTATTCAGATGATTTTGCAGCGGCAAGCCGCCACTTCTGCATCACCGCGAGCGGCGCTGCGCGCGGGTCGTCGAGGCGGTTTCGGCCGCCGGACGCTGACGCTTTTCCTTCAGCTGCGTCAGCTGTTCTTCGGTCAGTTCTTCTTCGATCGCCTGGATCCGGTCCACTTCGATCTGAACCAGTTCCGCGTGCAGACGGTGCAGTTCCTGCCAGACGTTGGACAGTTCCTGCTTGTACTCACGGCACGCTTCCGAGCACTGCTGCTTCTGCTGTGCGTTCTGATTCGACCCCTGAGCGAAACGCTCGGGCGACTGAACCGTAATCACGACGAAACCGGTCGCGTCGGCCTGGCCGGCGTTCTGGTTCTGCTGATTCCGGCTGTTGGCCGTCGCGGGAGAATCGGACTGCGATCCCTGCTGACGATCCGCCCGATCACGGCGATTCTGATTGCGGGCCCGGTCTTGATCGTCACGATTGATCGCGCGATCTTCGTTCCGGTTCTGATCGGTCTGGTTCTGATTGTCGCGATCCCGGTTGGCCCGGTTCTGATCATCCCCGTCGCGATTGCCCCGATTCTGATCATCACGGTTCTGACCGTCCCGGTTGGCACGATCGCGGAAGGTCGCGTTGCCGCGGGCACCTTCGGACTGACCGTAACGATTCATCTCCTTTTCCTGCATCCGCTGCTGGTCAAACTTCTGCTGATCCTGTTCCGACAGCGTGTCGCGGACGGCAGCGGCCCATACGGATTCAAGCTCGATCGCACGAGCGTGCTTCATGTGAAACTGACGCCAGGTCTGGCGCAGCTTCTGGTCATGCTGCTGCAGGGCCTGACGGATTCCCTGTTCCTGCTCGCTGTCCAGGTCCAGTTCCTGCAGAAACGCAGGAAGCTCACCCTGGCGATTGCGCTGAGCAGCGTCCTGATTGTCCTGCTGCTGGCGTCGCAGCCGCTGCTGCGTTTCCTGCAGATTCTCACGCGACTCACGCGGCTGGTCACGTTCTTCCTGCTGCGGCTGCTCCTGCTGTGATTGCTGCTGCTGAGCGAAAGCGACGGAAGCAGCCAGCATCCCGCAAAGGAGACCGGCTGTGATGGTGAACTTTCGTGTCATTGTCGCGAACTCCATACGTGTTTCGTGTAAGGGATGAAGACGTCCTGCGTCTCCACCCGCGTCAATCCGTTCCGTTCAGAAACTTCTGTCATCAGCCAGTGCCGTGTCTCATTCAGAATCCATGGAATGCGTGGATCACATCCTCCTTTCCCCTCTGAGAGCGAGAACAGGCAATCAGTTCTGCACCCCGCTCGAGCGGTTCGACATTACCTCACGATCCCTGAGGCAACCGACGTAACGACGACAGTCAGCCCTCTGGTCAGGTTTCGACGTGAAAGCGTGAGAGAAGAGTGCCCGGCGGGAGTCATCGAAGAGACGGCGCCTGCACGCCTCCGGCTCTCGACCTCCCACCTGAGATGCGAGTGATACTACGCCGCCCGTCCGCCGAAACGATCAGGCGGAGTCCCCGATCGCGCATCAGCCCAAAGCTGACCCCACCGCTGCCCCTCAGGTTCTGTCCGAATACCGCAGGTGGTGTTTCCCTCACGGCGAAATTCCGGCGGGCTGATAGTCTGGTCTGCGTCGGGCATTTCTTTTTCGAAGTCCGCAGTCGCCGACTGGAGCGAATACATGAACGACGTGAAAATCCCTGCCCCGGAACGTGACATGAAGAACGTCGAGCCGCATGTCCCGCCGGCCTCACGCGAGCTGAGCCCGGTAACACGGGGTCTGTTCTCGTCCCTGGCCATCGGCTTCGGCATTGCCGTGCTGGCCCTTGCGATCTTCGCGGGAATCATGCAGACCTCGCCGTTGCCGCAAGACTATTTCAACTCCGAAGACCTCGTTGCCGTCCTGCTCGCTGCCGGCTCGGGTCTGTGCCTGATCGGATGCGGCATCGGCATCGCGCGGCGCTCGACTGTGCTGGCGGTCGTTCTGCTGCTGGGATCGCTGCTGTGCGGCATGGCCGCCACCGCGATCGCCTGAAGACCTCGCAAACATCCCACTGGCGGCCTGCTTTGTCGACGCCGCTGGTTCCTGAGATTGCTGCCGCCGGCCGCGTGGTCGTGCCACGCGGTCGCGGCGGCGTCATGAACGTGCTGCCGTGGCCGCTTCGCGGTCAGGGAGCGGAAGCGCACGTCTCTTCGCCAGCCGCTCATCTCCGGAGCGCTGCGGGTCCCGCCGAGAGACCGGCAGAGCCGTTTCGCTCATCCGGCAGAATGATGATTGGAGCCGGTCCCCGCCCCGGTTAGACTGGATTCCTGCGAGACACATCTTTCGGGCCGCGTATCGCTCTGCGGCTTGCATTTGCCACTGCCATCAAGAGGATCCGCGGACATTCCCCATCGCCGCTTCAAGGATCGCGCACCATGACGGGCCGGCAGTTGACCTACTGGACGGCCCTGGGGATCACTCTGTCGCTCGGATTGCCGATCGCCGGCAGTCTCATCACGGCACAGTTCTTCCCGCACGTCCGCTTCGCCCACCTGCCGATCCACTCGCTGCTGGAGGCAATGGGCGGATTGATGGCGATCACGATCGCCGGCATTCTCGTCGCCGAGCGCACCCGCAAGGAAGGTCATCAACATTACGCATGGATGGCGGGTGCCCTGGTCGGCATGGGCGTGCTCGACCTGTACCATGCCGCCGTCATGCCGGGAGCCCGCTTCGTCTGGCTGCACAGTACGGCAACCTTCGTGGGCGGAACACTCTTCGCTCTGGTCTGGTGGCCTCCCGAACGCTCCTCCGAACGATTTCTGCGAGCTTTCCCATGGGTCACGTTTCTGGGCACGATCCTCTTCGGTGGCATGTCCTGCATGGGCGGGTGGCTGCCGGCGATGGTGACGCCCGGGGGCGAATTCACACTCCTGGCTCAGGGGCTCAACGTCGGCGGAGGATTCGCGTTCCTCGTTGCGGCCGTCTTCTTCGTGCGTCGCTATCACCTTGGCGGCGATCACGAAGACTGGCTGTTCGCCGTTCACACCAGCCTGTTCGGAGCCGCGGGCATCCTGTTCGAACTGTCCGTGCTGTGGGACGCCGCCTGGTGGTGGTGGCACATCCTGCGGCTGTGTGCATACCTGGCGGCTCTGGCATTCGCCACGCGGGCCTATCTGGCCGCCGAGCGAGAAGTGTTCGAACTCAATCGCGAACTGGCACGGGTCAACCAGAACCTCGACCAGACCGTCGCCGACCGGACCGACGAACTCAAGTCGAGCGAGGAGCGGTACGCTCTGGCGGTGCGGGGTTCGAGCGATGGTCTCTGGGACTGGAACATCCTGACCGACGAGGTGTACTACGCCCCCCGGTTCAAGGAGCTCCTCGGCTACGCCGATGAGGAGTTTCCGAATCTGTTCGAGACCTTCGAGTCGCACCTGCATCCGGACGACCGGGAGAGCACGAAAGCAGCGCTGCGGGAACATCTCACCGACCGCGTCCCCTACGACGTCGAGTATCGTCTTCGCACGAAGTCCGGCGAGTACCGCTGGTTTCGTGCCCGCGGACAGGCCGTGTGGGACGACCGGCAGGGGGCCACGCGAATGGCCGGATCGATCACCGACATCACCGAACGGAAACAGGCCGAAGCGCTTCTCGAGCACGAACGGTTCCTGCTGCATACACTGCTGACCTACCTGCCCGATGCCATCTACTTCAAGGATGCGCAGGGACACTTCACCAGAGTCAGCCGCACTCTCGCGCAGCTGCTCGGTGCGAACGATCCCGATGCGGTCATCGGGAAGACGGATGCCGACTTCTTCCCCGGCGAGTTCGCCGACCGGGCCCACAGGGATGAGCTGGCCATCATGGAGAGCGGCCAGCCGCTGATCGGCAAGGAGGAACAGCCGAACTGGGGCGGCGAGGAAGCGTGGGTTCTCACCACGAAGGTGCCGCTCCGCGACCGCCGCGGACAGATCGTCGGTACGTTCGGCATCTCTCACGACATCACCGCACTCAAACAGGCCGAAGCCCGCTTCCGTCGCGTCGTCGAAGCCGCTCCCAACCCGATGCTCGTCGTCGGAGCCGATGGTCGGATTCAGTTGATCAACAACGCGACCGAGACGCTGTTCGGCTACGAACGGGCCGACCTGATCGGCAAACCCATCGAACGGCTCGTCCCGGAGAAACTGCGGGGCCGGCACGAAGAGTACCGCAACGAGTACTTCCAGAATCCCTCGGCACGGGCCATGGGAGCCGGCCGCGAACTGCTCGGTCGTCGCAGCGACGGATCCGTCTTCCCCGTCGAGGTCGGCCTGAGTCCGATGACGCTCGACGGCAAGATGGTCGTCCTGAGCAGCATCTACGACGTCACAACACGCAAACAGGCCGAAGCAGCCCTCGTCGAAGCGAAGGAAGCCGCCGAGGACGCCAACCGCGCCAAGAGCGACTTCCTCGCCAACATGAGTCACGAGATCCGCACACCGATGAATGCCATCATCGGCATGAGCGAACTGCTCCTCGACGACCAGCTGACGCCCGGACAGAGAAACTACGCCCAGACTGTACTGGAAGCGGCCGAGTCGCTCCTCTCGATCA
This region includes:
- a CDS encoding PAS domain S-box protein yields the protein MTGRQLTYWTALGITLSLGLPIAGSLITAQFFPHVRFAHLPIHSLLEAMGGLMAITIAGILVAERTRKEGHQHYAWMAGALVGMGVLDLYHAAVMPGARFVWLHSTATFVGGTLFALVWWPPERSSERFLRAFPWVTFLGTILFGGMSCMGGWLPAMVTPGGEFTLLAQGLNVGGGFAFLVAAVFFVRRYHLGGDHEDWLFAVHTSLFGAAGILFELSVLWDAAWWWWHILRLCAYLAALAFATRAYLAAEREVFELNRELARVNQNLDQTVADRTDELKSSEERYALAVRGSSDGLWDWNILTDEVYYAPRFKELLGYADEEFPNLFETFESHLHPDDRESTKAALREHLTDRVPYDVEYRLRTKSGEYRWFRARGQAVWDDRQGATRMAGSITDITERKQAEALLEHERFLLHTLLTYLPDAIYFKDAQGHFTRVSRTLAQLLGANDPDAVIGKTDADFFPGEFADRAHRDELAIMESGQPLIGKEEQPNWGGEEAWVLTTKVPLRDRRGQIVGTFGISHDITALKQAEARFRRVVEAAPNPMLVVGADGRIQLINNATETLFGYERADLIGKPIERLVPEKLRGRHEEYRNEYFQNPSARAMGAGRELLGRRSDGSVFPVEVGLSPMTLDGKMVVLSSIYDVTTRKQAEAALVEAKEAAEDANRAKSDFLANMSHEIRTPMNAIIGMSELLLDDQLTPGQRNYAQTVLEAAESLLSIINEILDFSKIEAGHLELESIDFDLREEIVDMLRTLATRAHRKKVELIWQVDSDVPARVIGDPVRLRQVLLNLVGNAIKFTEQGEIAVTVTSQSQTDSNVRLHFSVRDTGIGIPPTKLKRIFSAFTQADTSTTRQYGGTGLGLTISSRLVEAMGGEIQVESEAGKGSTFHFTAELGWTEIPTPPEALQDWPDLHDEPVLVIDDNATNRHILREMLESWGMQVETVEGGPEAIERINDFVRHQARLPLLLSDVHMPDMDGFMLVERLRRSAETRDAVVILLTSGGRPGDAERRRKLEISAHIMKPVKQSELLDAIMFAVGKPRVSATEATSNEEEPEKLPPLNILLAEDGKANQRLAVALLQRWGHTVTVAANGRLAVEAWKDGDFDLILMDVQMPELDGLAATQIIRQREADKGGHIPIVAMTARAMKGDRERCLEAGMDDYVSKPVRKHELYEAIAPLFTTAESTPGETQPEAGTTAGSNGLVDWPLINETVDGCEEILREVIEDTLTEAPDLMRQLEQAFAEDRVADAGRLAHTLKATARTFGVSEMTQHADEIEQTAAGGRLDSVAGKVPELRRLLDRVLEELETRLTQTS
- the ppc gene encoding phosphoenolpyruvate carboxylase — encoded protein: MPHDQNQRMLDQLVDLLDRVVREQVGEALADAMLRIRRLAMERRAGLPEAESRLTEELRRLGDSELRAVIRSLSLFFDLANVTEDRQRISVLRKRAQEARRQSIPREESIAEAIHSMKQQGASAADLQRRLDQLQIEPVFTAHPSEAKRRTTRTLLRRIRRRLPGLGGPDSREAEQKLLADLTVLWQSDLLRPERPPVMSEVSRGLFFAATLWDVVPEIYRELRDAVSDAYPQHHFEVPQFLSFGSWIGGDRDGHPFVTPEITRKTLARLRRAALENHLAYCRDISSRVVMSDLQVPSDTELQQTLETKAEEWPDLAARLEPISRFETYRRFLKLIEYRLDCALKSLHGEVPPAGRYESVGELRKDLENLNQSILDNRGKRIADEIVQPWIDLVDTFGFHFASLEIRQNSEAHHQCLIEILKLQHGVDGDVADDQLRELLAGDIPPERVDLEQLTPKSRDVYETFLLVADEVRTWGLRPIGGYIISMTHKPLNVLTVLWLWKTAWQATAGDEELPHLRIIPLFETIEDLQHAPAIMDELFQIPEYANYLAGESTRKQTVMVGYSDSTKDGGYLSACWELHCAQEKLADTADAHHVELTIFHGRGGSLGRGGGPAARAIRSLPARAVRGKLRVTEQGEVLAERYDDARIAHRHLEQLTNATLLVSAQTNNEPDPAWVQAMTQMADASFAKYRALVQHPGFLAYFDQATPISEIESLPIGSRPSRRNQRRSLGDLRAIPWTFAWTQSRHLLPAWYGVGTAVRAHVDAHDQDWTLLHAMYEHWPMFTALIDNAELALAKADMKIAHHYAGLMQEPEGEAIWREISMEYERSRGAVLLITGRLELLSGTSWLSRSIQSRNPYVDPLNFAQIDLLGRRRQSPESESLNDLLKLSIQGIASGLRTTG